The following are encoded together in the Nocardioides okcheonensis genome:
- a CDS encoding ABC transporter permease — MSTTTPPEAAAVDDDSTPATAADVFAARGRTPLQRIQHVLHGHPALSPLLVLAMASVVFASLNSRFAEAGSISLVLQQAAIIAALAIGQTLIVLTAGIDLSVGAVMVLAMMVSATLHAESGLPAPVAILLGIAIGTACGALNGLLVTRLKLPPFIATLGTLSVFTALTLLYTKGQSIQASDMDDLMLWTGNVIRFGDFTITYGVVIVVVLYLAFHFALTQTRWGTHVYAVGDDPEAARLAGISVDRVLLSVYAVAGLVFGLTAWLMIGRASAAGTNAVPQANLESITAVVIGGTSLFGGRGTLAGTAVGALIVYAFNSGLSLAGVDQNYRILAIGVLVIVAVSIDQWIRKVRA, encoded by the coding sequence GTGAGCACCACCACCCCGCCCGAAGCCGCGGCGGTCGACGACGACAGCACGCCGGCCACGGCGGCGGACGTCTTCGCCGCGCGCGGCCGCACGCCGCTCCAACGCATCCAGCACGTCCTGCACGGCCACCCGGCGCTGAGCCCGCTGCTGGTGCTCGCGATGGCGTCGGTGGTGTTCGCCTCCCTCAACTCGCGCTTCGCCGAGGCGGGCTCGATCTCGCTCGTGCTGCAGCAGGCGGCGATCATCGCCGCCCTCGCGATCGGGCAGACGCTCATCGTGCTCACCGCCGGGATCGACCTCTCCGTGGGCGCGGTGATGGTGCTGGCGATGATGGTCTCGGCCACCCTCCACGCCGAGTCCGGGCTGCCGGCGCCCGTGGCGATCCTGCTCGGCATCGCGATCGGCACCGCGTGCGGCGCCCTCAACGGCCTGCTGGTCACGCGCCTCAAGCTGCCACCGTTCATCGCGACCCTCGGCACGCTGTCGGTCTTCACCGCCCTGACGCTGCTCTACACCAAGGGCCAGAGCATCCAGGCCTCCGACATGGACGACCTGATGCTCTGGACCGGCAACGTCATCCGCTTCGGCGACTTCACCATCACCTACGGCGTCGTCATCGTGGTCGTGCTCTACCTCGCCTTCCACTTCGCGCTGACCCAGACCCGGTGGGGCACCCACGTGTACGCCGTGGGCGACGACCCGGAGGCCGCGCGGCTCGCCGGCATCAGCGTCGACCGGGTGCTGCTCAGCGTCTACGCGGTGGCCGGCCTCGTGTTCGGCCTCACCGCCTGGCTGATGATCGGCCGCGCCAGCGCCGCCGGCACCAACGCCGTGCCCCAGGCCAACCTGGAGTCGATCACCGCCGTCGTGATCGGCGGGACCAGCCTCTTCGGCGGCCGCGGCACCCTCGCCGGGACCGCCGTCGGAGCCCTCATCGTCTACGCCTTCAACAGCGGCCTGTCCCTCGCCGGGGTGGACCAGAACTACCGGATCCTGGCCATCGGCGTGCTCGTCATCGTGGCCGTGTCCATCGACCAGTGGATCAGGAAGGTGCGCGCATGA